The following coding sequences lie in one Arachis stenosperma cultivar V10309 chromosome 5, arast.V10309.gnm1.PFL2, whole genome shotgun sequence genomic window:
- the LOC130980690 gene encoding uncharacterized protein LOC130980690 has translation MGFEKAGAERKLQLQELECLLLEAYENSRQYKKEVRAVHDKNIKRREFRPGELVLLYNSMLRLMSGNLRSRWEGPYRVEKAEPYGVFHLRHPSSNKILKVNGHHLKLYHGEMMKDNKELEIFLLEDPSLADY, from the coding sequence ATGGGATTTGAGAAAGCCGGAGCTGAGAGAAAGTTGCAATTACAGGAGCTAGAATGCCTTCttctagaagcttatgagaattCCAGGCAATACAAGAAAGAGGTGAGGGCTGTACATGACAAGAATATAAAGCGCAGGGAGTTCAGACCTGGTGAGTTAGTTCTCCTCTACAACTCCATGTTGAGACTCATGTCAGGCAATCTAAGATCTAGATGGGAAGGCCCCTATAGGGTGGAAAAGGCTGAACCTTATGGTGTTTTCCATCTGCGTCATCCCTCAAGCAACAAGATCCTCAAGGTTAATGGTCACCACCTGAAGCTTTACCATGGTGAAATGATGAAGGACAACAAGGAACTGGAGATCTTTCTTTTGGAAGATCCATCTTTAGCAGACTACTGA